In one Paraburkholderia azotifigens genomic region, the following are encoded:
- a CDS encoding porin, whose translation MNKRHLTLVLVSGALAATSAHAQSSVQLYGLLDLSVPTYVTHADAKGNHVVGMGVDGEPWFSGSRWGVKGAEDIGGGSKIIFRLESEYRVSDGAMEDPGQIFDRDAWVGLLDDRLGKITFGFQNTIARDASAIYGDPYGSASLSTEEGGWTNANNFKQMIFYAASATGTRYTNGVAWKKLFDNGLFLSAGYAFGNTTSFPTGSNYQAAVGYNGGPFNVSAFYSHANNQGNTNQSYSVGGNYIFSIIRLNAGYFHYLGDQGALGQRHDDAWTVSMKVAPKGPFDYELGYQQMRVKNAAYNADGDIPNANIGTFDPASGLHNGYKETLYWSAFYHLSKRTEVYVAGDYMRLHGGYTVASTFGATNQLELTTGIRTRF comes from the coding sequence GCAGCGACCAGCGCGCATGCGCAGTCGAGCGTTCAGCTGTATGGCCTGCTCGATTTGAGCGTGCCGACCTATGTCACTCACGCCGACGCAAAGGGCAATCATGTCGTAGGTATGGGTGTCGATGGCGAGCCCTGGTTCAGTGGCAGCCGATGGGGGGTAAAGGGTGCAGAAGATATTGGCGGCGGTTCGAAGATCATCTTCCGGCTCGAGAGCGAGTATCGGGTGAGCGACGGCGCGATGGAAGACCCGGGTCAGATCTTCGACCGCGATGCATGGGTCGGCCTGCTGGATGACCGGCTCGGCAAGATCACGTTCGGCTTCCAGAACACGATCGCACGGGATGCATCTGCCATTTACGGCGACCCGTACGGTTCGGCGAGCCTGAGTACGGAAGAGGGCGGGTGGACCAACGCCAACAATTTCAAGCAGATGATTTTCTATGCGGCTAGCGCGACGGGGACGCGTTACACCAACGGTGTCGCGTGGAAGAAGCTCTTCGATAACGGCCTGTTCCTGTCTGCAGGCTACGCGTTTGGTAATACGACGAGCTTTCCGACGGGCTCGAACTACCAGGCAGCAGTTGGCTATAACGGCGGACCATTCAATGTATCCGCGTTCTACAGCCATGCAAACAACCAGGGGAACACGAACCAGTCGTACTCGGTTGGCGGAAACTATATCTTCAGTATCATTCGGCTGAACGCTGGCTATTTCCACTATCTTGGCGATCAGGGCGCACTGGGACAGCGTCATGACGATGCATGGACTGTGTCGATGAAGGTCGCTCCGAAAGGACCGTTCGATTACGAACTGGGCTATCAGCAGATGCGCGTGAAGAATGCCGCATACAACGCGGACGGCGATATTCCGAATGCCAACATCGGCACGTTCGATCCTGCTTCGGGCCTGCACAATGGCTACAAGGAAACGCTGTACTGGTCGGCGTTCTATCATCTGTCGAAGCGTACGGAGGTGTACGTCGCAGGTGACTATATGCGCCTGCACGGCGGTTATACGGTCGCGAGCACGTTCGGCGCAACGAATCAGCTTGAGCTGACGACGGGTATCCGTACGCGCTTCTGA